The Paenibacillus amylolyticus genome contains the following window.
AGCAAGTCAAAAAGAACACAAAACAGCCAGAATACCTTGAACAGATCAAGGCATTCCGGCTGTTAAATCACATCATGCTATGGCATGAAATGACCTTACGGATTAACAAATACAGTTCTCAGTTTCGCTACATATTGCACATCAAAGCCAAGACCTTCTGCCACCATGGCAAGGGGTACATAGGTTTTAGACTCTTTGCCTACCTTATTCAAAAATGCAGGTGTATCCACGGTAACCGATGCTCCATTTACCTTCACAGCGTTGGCACCAATCTTCACAGCAACCTTGCGGTCTCCATATGTAATGGTTGCGGTTGAAGTCTTGTTATCCCATACCGTTGTAGCACCGACAGCATTCACGATATCTTGGATCGCCACAAAGTTTTTGCCGTTACGGATAATTGGTTTGTACGGTGTATTCAAGGTTTTGCCACTCACGATAATATTCATTGGTTCACCTGTGGCAGGTGCAGTCAGCTTGGTGTAATCTCCCCAGATCGTTTTGGCAAATACTTCGGCAATGGCCGCATATCCGAATTGATTCGGGTGGAAATCACGATCTTTGATCATATGAGTCATCGTGCCTTCACCGCCAACAAACTCTTTGGCCACGTGTGCGACTTTGACATTAGTACCTTGAGCAGAGAATTTCGCTGCGATTCCATCAATCGTCTGTGTGAAGCCTTGGGAAGCCTCCATCAGTTTCGCATAGAGTGCCTTGCCTGCTACTTCTGGCATCGGGTTATACTGGTCTGCGATGACTATTGTAGCTGTCGGATTAATTTCATGGATCGTATTAATCGTTGCAGTAACATTGTCTGTATATGTTGCAAGTAATTCTTTTAACTTTCCTTGCAACTCCTGATCACTCAGTTTGTCTGCTGTACCGAGGAGCTCCGATACATCATTTCCCCCAATGGTAATTGCAACCAGATTAGCCTGTGCTACACTCTCCCGGATTGCGGCAGTGTTGGCTCCGATCTGTCCCGCTCTTGGATCAGGAAGGCTTGGTTGAATGGCATCAGAAGTCAGCGTTTTGCCATCCTTCATTGCAGTAGTGAAGTTTTTCAGGCCACTGGTTTTCAATCCGGCAATCCCGTAGTTGTCCACCTGTGTACGTCCATGCAACAAACCTTGCTCCTGCAGACGTTCTACATAACCATAAGGCAACTCTTTCGTGTTGGGCTCATAACCTACTGTTATGGAATCTCCCAATGTGACGATGCGGAACTCCTTGGTTACAGCTACTGCATCTTTCTTCGCAGTCAGCGAAGCCTCATTCGTACCCGCTGGCAATACACTTGTTTTGGTGTCAGCAGCGTGTGCGGGCAATGCAGAAGATGTGAAGAGCAGCATTCCTGCCAACATGCTCACCGTTAAACCGGCAGCCGTATTTTCCCATATACGTTTACGCTTCATTCGGGTTAACACTCCTTTTCGAGAATCTATAATTACACTTATTGTAAGTATTCAAAAAGGACGGTTTTCAGTACCGAGAAGATGGGATGAAGCTAGAAATGGAGTAGCGGAGCGTAGATAGTGCTACGTGAGCAACTACAATGTTTCCGAAGGAAACATACTTCGTAAGCCTCCCGCTTATTTCGGCTGAATTCCATATTCGATGCTGATGATGCCTATTAGGCATCCTTGGTAATCAAAAGCGGACTTTTTGAACAACCTCACTAATATATAGTAGATCGGTCATTGGAATGACATCTATTCGTGTTACTCTATTCTATCATTTTAAAGTAGGCGCTGTCTTCTCTGCTGAAGCGCGCATGAAATAACAGACTCCCTGATCGGGAGCCTGTTATTGGTGAAGCACAATGTTGACGTTCAGTGATTCATTAAGATTGCGGTTTATCCGAGTCCTCAGAATTCGAATGCCCCTTGTCGCTCTCTGGTTTATTCCCGGCAGCTCGCTCCAGATATCGATCATAACGCTCATCCAATTCGCGTGCCATCTTTCGGAACTTTAACGTTTCCTCGACAATTGGATCATGTTCTGTCTGAATTCGCACTTCATATTTGGGAGGAATCAGCTGGCGTTCACGCTGATCGGTGTCGCCGGACTCTTCCATGTCCCCTTCCGTCAGCATATCACTGAGCCGTCGTTCCAGTTCTTTGGATTCATCCATTGTTCTCGCTCCTTTAATTAAAGTCATACTTGAATTAACTGTAATATTGTATTTTCACTTCGTGTACAGAACCATCTTCCGATCGCTGTTATCCCCAGATTTCTTTGATTCCCTTTTCCAAGGGAGAAATCTGGGGATAAGGCGAGCACTTCGTTTCTTCAGATGCTTTCTGTCCCCTCCGTTAATGTACAATTACAGTTTATTAAATCATGGATGAGTTGAATAAACTCACTCCAGACCAGTAGCCTTCGCTTCCTTCAGCACATCCGTCAGTGCATCATGGATTTTGCCATTACTGGCAACGACATGATTCACAGAGAGTTGGTATGGCGTTCCGATGGTATCGGTCACCTTGCCGCCGGATTCTGCAACCAGCAGCGCACCTGCCGCTATATCCCACGGCTTCAGGCCAACTTCGGTGTAGGCGCTGAGACGTCCTGCGGCAACATACGCCAGATGGAGAGCGGCAGATCCGCCTGCACGCAAATTACGAACTTGCGGAGCCAGCGCCTGTACAGCGGCCATATTCAAGGGCAACGCAAAGGTTGTATCTGCCGGGAATCCAACCGCAATCAGGCTCTGGGCCAGTTTCTGTTCACCAGATACTTGCATCCGGTTGCCGTGGACGTAAGCTCCTTTACCTTTTTCCGCAACAAACATCTCATCACGGGAAGGGTCGTAAATTGCGCCAACAATGATTTCACCATTGTGAGCCAATGCGATGGACACGGAATAAAAGGGAATCCATGTACGAAGTTCGTCGTTCCATCCACCGGATCAACAATCCAGAGGAACTCTTCTTCCTCCGCCTCTTTCAGTGCTTTTGCTGAAGCTTCCGGTCCCGGCTCAACGCCTTCTTCACCCAGAATGGCATGGTGAGGGAAATGCGTGAGAATCAGGCGGCGAATCATCTGCTCCGCTCCTTTATCCACTTCGGTTACCAGATCCTGCGGTGAATATTTGGTGCCTGGTTCGGTTACCGTCCCAAGACGGCTTTTGATCCATTCGCCAGCTTTGGAAGCTGCATTAATAGCAACGGCAGTATAGCTTTTGCTTGTCACGACATAAGGTATCTTTTCCTTCTCATTCAAAGCGTTCACTCTACTTTCTATATCAATCTACGAAAAGTTGAAATACTTGTTAAAAGTATACGCCCCGCAAGTCGTAAAGTTTCTCGTTGCCCAAGCCCCTTTTGGCTCTACGGATGAATAATGACGGTAGACTCGTCCACCCACTCCACGCCCTCTTCGTGATAGAATGCCAGCTTCTGCATCAATTGCACAAGAGCCTCATCCTTGCGTTTGGCCTCAATCATCACGTCAAGCCTTGGGGTGTCTGCTGCGATATGACGCAGAAAGTCGAGCACAGGCTCTACCTCCACGCCATCCGCATGGCCTCGCACATCCTTTTCACTCTTCGGACTGGAGACATGGATTTTGGGCGGCAATGGCTGATCAGCCGGTGAATCTGCCTGGGCAAGCGGTGACTGCCAGGTCTTCAGAATATCAGGCCACAGATCCCAGGGTTGTTCTCCTTCGTTGTTCACCCACTGGTGATGGATATCCAGTACCATAGGCAATCCCAGGCGCTGGCATACGGCCAGTGTCTCGGGCGCATTGAACGTTTTGTCATCATTTTCGAGTGTCAATCGCTCCTGGATGTCCCGATCCAGCTTCAAAAAGTTCTCTTCAAAACGGAGTGCCGCCGAAGGCTTGTCTCCATATGCACCACCAATATGTATATTGTTCTTGGCAGTGGCATTCAGCCCCATGGCATCCAGCATCCGGACATGATGGCGAAGGTCGCGAATCGAGTTGTGCAGAACTTGCTCGCGAGGTGTACTAAGTACGGTAAAATGATCCGGATGAAAGGACACACGCATATGATTTTCCTTCACAAAATCACCAATGGCCGCAAAGTCCTGCTTCAATGCCGGAAACGGGTCCCAGTCAATCAGGTCCTCGTGTGTTGCCAGTGGAATCAATTTGGAAGAGAAGCGATATACATGAATATGGCTGCCCTTATTGTGCCTGAGCAAACGTAATGTATTGTGCAGGTTCTCGGCTGCAATCCGTTCGAGCTTGCGGATCGCTGCCTCCCTGTCATCGATTTTGTTAAAACTCGACATGGTCATCGTCCGGGAAGGTGAGGCGTTCTCTATAAGCACGGACATGGCCACGTAACCAAAGCGTACGAGCATGGATTTCTTCCTCTCTGTTAGGGCGGAGAACCCCGGGGCATATTCTGCCGTCAGGATGTACCGTCACTGTATATAACCAAGTTTTACCCTAAAAGAGTGACCATAATCGTATTCTCACAAATCAGTCCATTCGATTCTCATTGACAGTCAGCAACTATTCCTGTGCTTGCTCTCCAAAGAACATCTCATCCGCAAGGGCAGTCTGGATGCGTGATTCTTCCTCCGTCAACTTGCGGACGAGCTGCATCTCCACCTCCGTTACCTCTTGCCCCTGGAAGTTGATCTCTGCAATGGAAACCACGATCTTGACGATGGCTACAGCCACGTTATCCGGTGTGTATGCAATCACTTTCTGGCCGGTAGGAAATACCCGGAAGCCCTGTTTGACCATTTTGCCGCGACCGTATTCAAGCAGTTCGAACAGCTCCTGCTCACTCTTGAATTTGCATACGGAATTGAATTCAGTCTGAAATCCCATGCATACCCCTCCTGATTCTTGTCGTCTTCGTCTACGCCTGTACACCGTTCTCGTAATTCAGAGCCTGCTTGCGGTTATAACGTTCCAATGCCAGCTCAATCATGCGATCCAGCAGCTCCGCATACGATACACCGGTCTCACGCCAAAGAAGTGGATACATGCTATATGGTGTGAAACCAGGCATGGTGTTAACTTCATTAATAAGCAATGCGCCGTCATTTTTACGAATGAAGAAGTCTGCGCGTGAAATACCGTTGCCCTCAATCGCA
Protein-coding sequences here:
- a CDS encoding stalk domain-containing protein; the protein is MKRKRIWENTAAGLTVSMLAGMLLFTSSALPAHAADTKTSVLPAGTNEASLTAKKDAVAVTKEFRIVTLGDSITVGYEPNTKELPYGYVERLQEQGLLHGRTQVDNYGIAGLKTSGLKNFTTAMKDGKTLTSDAIQPSLPDPRAGQIGANTAAIRESVAQANLVAITIGGNDVSELLGTADKLSDQELQGKLKELLATYTDNVTATINTIHEINPTATIVIADQYNPMPEVAGKALYAKLMEASQGFTQTIDGIAAKFSAQGTNVKVAHVAKEFVGGEGTMTHMIKDRDFHPNQFGYAAIAEVFAKTIWGDYTKLTAPATGEPMNIIVSGKTLNTPYKPIIRNGKNFVAIQDIVNAVGATTVWDNKTSTATITYGDRKVAVKIGANAVKVNGASVTVDTPAFLNKVGKESKTYVPLAMVAEGLGFDVQYVAKLRTVFVNP
- the uvsE gene encoding UV DNA damage repair endonuclease UvsE; translation: MLVRFGYVAMSVLIENASPSRTMTMSSFNKIDDREAAIRKLERIAAENLHNTLRLLRHNKGSHIHVYRFSSKLIPLATHEDLIDWDPFPALKQDFAAIGDFVKENHMRVSFHPDHFTVLSTPREQVLHNSIRDLRHHVRMLDAMGLNATAKNNIHIGGAYGDKPSAALRFEENFLKLDRDIQERLTLENDDKTFNAPETLAVCQRLGLPMVLDIHHQWVNNEGEQPWDLWPDILKTWQSPLAQADSPADQPLPPKIHVSSPKSEKDVRGHADGVEVEPVLDFLRHIAADTPRLDVMIEAKRKDEALVQLMQKLAFYHEEGVEWVDESTVIIHP